The Rothia sp. SD9660Na DNA segment AAAATTCCAAATAATATCAATGGGATTATCCCATGATACATCCCGGCCACGTTCTTATCGTGCAACCAGCCGGTCAGATTTCCACCGTAGTTATCCGGAGCTATCCCTGCATAAAATGCTGCTGCATTGACCAACATGCCACAACTGAGCCCGAGTATAAGAGACTTAAAATGGATTCTCTTATCTGCGATAAGAATCGCTAGCATCAAGACAATTAAAATTCGACTTGCTCGGCGCATAGCGTCTTCTGAGGTTGATACTCCCACCGTGATAGATGATAAAACTACGAAACTCAGCGCAAGCATGAATGCTGCGATGAAAACACCTAGTTTAGGAACTTCGTATGCAGATGCTTTAGTAAGTCTTATAACGATTAGTAGAACTGCAATAGCCACATTAAGAGGAAACACAATAACTGGAACAGCTACACCAGCAGTCACCATCAGCGAACCCAAGATAAATTCTAGAACTACAAGTGACCCAGTCCCCTGAACCGTTAGTTGGGTTTCCCGAGAGAGACTTTTCTGAAATCTGTTAATTCTCTCTTCTAGAGAATCAGCTGGTTGGTGAGTTGTACTAACCATCCGCTAATACCTCCCCATATTTTTGGCTAATGTTTTTTGTCATCTGGGAAGTAGAATCCCATGAGAAGGAAGTATCCCTTACACTCAGGTTTTCACGGTAACCAAGAATTTTATCAGCCGCTGCTTCTACTATCTGCTGGCGGTTTTCAGAGGTTAAAGCAGGAACCATCTCAGCAGGAGCTAGCTGCTCGGGGTTTCCTCCCATAGCAGTCGCAAGTACTTTAAGTCCACCAGCCTTCGCCTCCAACAAGGTATAAGAATTATTCTCGGCAATTGAGAGCTGTACTAGGACGTCATTGCGGCCCATGACCTCAAAGGGGTCATTGAAGCCTGAAAAGAAAACGTTCGATTCAATACCTAGTCGCTTAACCTGTTCTTTAAGATCTTCTAGGCATTCACCCTTACCAGCAATTTCAAGCTGTGCGGTGGAATCCTTTTCAAGTACCAGTGCAAAGGCATCGATGAGTACATCAATTTTTTTCTCAGGAGCTAACCGTGCCATTGACACTACCCGTAACACGCCGGGCTCCCCTGGTACTCGCTTTTCCTCGACCTTTTGAGCAACAGTATCTAAGTCAACACCATTAGGAATCACCGTCACATCTTTGGCGCCCCACTTCTTACCCATTTGTACAGAGTTGAAACGCGAAACAGCAATTTTGCCATCAGTAAACCATAGACGTACGCGGTGTACTAATTCCATTATTTTCTGCTGACGTACAGTTTCGTGGTACACAAGATCGTCAACTGCGATTCCATGTTCCGTGCTAATAAGCTTGGGTGCACAAACCTTACCTTGCACGACGTGCCGCGCTTTGCGAGCATTCACTACGGCAACAGCAATAACATCTGCATACGCAAGATGAGTATGAACTATCGCAGGCTGGATTTCCCCAATAATACGGTCTAGAGCAACGAATGACTTCTTAAAACCAAAGTCAGGCCCAAATTCACCGGTTCGTACGTCTACACCCATGTTTACTAGGTGCTCTGACAGCTCACCTTCTGGGCAGAAAAAGACCAGGTTATACCCGGGGATTCCATTACGGGCAATATCTACTAGATGCCGGGCCACACCTGCAAAGTCAGGCACCGGCATACACAGTAGAACAGTCGGAGGAGTCGAGTTTACAGCCACTTTTCGAGCCTATCGAGTGCGGTGAAGAAGCCTTCGCCGTTGTTGACGTGACCCTGCCAGATTTCGGGGATGAAAGAGGACTTAGGGGTCAGTTCGCGTAGCTGCTTGCCGAGGGCTGCCCAGTCCACGTCGCCTTCACCGACCTGTACGCCTTCACCGTCCACGCCGATGCCGTCTACCAGGTGCAGGTGGATGGAACGGGGGGCCAGCAGCTCAACGGCCTCGGAGAGAGGAATCTTGAGGAAGTTGGCCGCCAGCATGGTGTGGGAGATGTCCAGGCAGAGGGCGGTGTTGTAGGTGTCTGAGAAGTCAGCAGTGTCCTTGGGGTCAAGGAAGAGGTTGTGGTACTGCTGACCGCCCATGAGCCAGGGGTAGGGAGGCAGGGTCTGAGCCGCGATACGCACGCCTGAGGTATCGAGCTTGGCCAGGGCCTCGCCGATACGCTCATACTTGTCGGCGCGGGCGGACGGTGCGATGTGGCCGTCCTTGGTGAAGCCACCCATGGTGACGACCATGACCGGGTCGTCATCCACGGTGAAGTAGCGGGTCAAATCGCGGGTAATGTCGATGGTGCGCTGGACCTCTGCAATCGAGCGCTCCCAGGTTTCCTGGTCGCGAGAAGCCAGATCTACCAGGAAGTCACCGGCGAAGAGGTCGGGCAGGTGGGTGGTGAAGGACATGTCGAGCTTACGATCGAAGACCTCATCGATGTCGACTTCAAGATCCTTGTAGGAGAAGTGGAACTCCAGGAAGTCAGGCTCGGCGTCCTCAATCAGGGGCTTGTAGTCGTGGTAACGGACGGGCAGGCCCCAGGGGCGATCGAATGTGAAGTCGCGGCGGGTCACTAGGTCGTCCTTCAGATCCCCTTCGAAGAAGAAGGTGCCGGCTTCAACCTCACGCTGCATGGTGCGGCCCAGAAGCTGGGGCAGGTAGTTGGGCTGCAGACCGCGGCCGGGTGACTTAACCTCGACGTCCGCCTCGGTCACAACTTCACCCTTAGCAATGGTGCGCGTAGCAACCAGTGACTTAGCAAGGTTGACACGGTTCATGAGCTCACCGGTGGAGACCTCGCGGGGGGCTGAGGTACCGATAGATTCCTCTACCTCACGAATCTGCTGCACCATAGCCTTGAACTCGTCAGGCAGCAGGGAGACGGTGTGGTCATTACCTTCGAGGGTCTTATCGACGGTGAAGTGCTTTTCAATAATCTTGGCACCGCGGGCAACGGCCGCAATGGGCACGTGGTAGCCGCGTTCGTGGCCTGAGTAGCCCACCAGACTCTGACCGATTTCAGCCAGGCGGTCCATGTAAGCCAGGTTGACGTCCTTGAAGGGCGCGGGATAGGTGGACTGGCACTGCAGCAGGGCGTAGGAGGCACCCAAGGAGCGCAGCAGGTTAACCGACTCGCGGATTTCTTCTTCACGGCTCATACCGGTAGAGACCAGCATGGGCAGGCCGCGGGAGGCCATATCGCGCAGTAGCTCGTGGTTAGTCAGGTCGGCTGAGGCAACCTTGAGACCCTGAATACCGTAGTCGACCAGAGCCTGGACCGAGGGGCCGTCCCAGGGGGTGCACATGATGTCCATATCGTGCTGCTTGACATGGTCAAAGACCTCGTACATCTGATCCACGGTAAAGGAGAAGCGGGAGAGTAGGTCGAGGGTGTACTGAACACCTAGGTCTTCGCCGGCTGACTTTGAGCCCTTCTGGCGGTAGAGGGCGTCCATGTCGCGCAGCTGGAACTTAACAGCGTCTGCACCTGTGTCAACAGCCAGGTCCACCAGGCGCTTTGCCAGGTCAACATCGCCCTGGTGGTTGTTGCCGATTTCGGCGATGATGAAGGAGGGCGAGTCTTCGGTGATTTCGGTGCGGCCAATACGCAGCACGTTCTGCTCGTCCATGGCGATAGCAACCAGGTGGCCTCGCTCGTCCACCAGGGGAAGAAGGCTGATACCCTTGGCAAATTCGCCCTGTAGCTCTGCCGGTTCCGAACCGATGGGGGCAGTCTTGACGCCCAGGTTAGCCACCTCAAGGGCACTGGTTTCAAGGGGGGCAGCGGGGTTGGCAATCAGCCAGCGGCGGAAGTCACCGTCTGACAGGGAGCCCTTAAGCACACCTGACTCGTTGACCAGGAAGATTATACGCTGCCCGTTAGCAGAAATCTTCTGTAGGGCAGTCAGCACCGGATCCTCGGAGAAAACGATGTACGGGGTGATATTGCGTTCGATAATCATGGTATTTATTTAACCTTCGTTTTCTTCTGATGCGAGTGTGGTGAGTAGCTGGTGTTCTGCGACGGAGAAGTCGATGGGGGCGTCAATGTCTACGCCTTCGACCTCATCAAGCATGAAGAGCTCAATCTCGCCGCCCAATCGGTTGTGCAGAGTTTCATAGAGCTCGGTCTTGGTAATATACATGGAGCCGTTTTCGCGGTAGCGGAAAGTCTCACGGGTGAGTTCCTGACGCCGAGGGCGAGCCATGACCTCATACTGGGCAGTCGGTGGCTCGGTGGCAGCCCAGATAAAGGGGCCGATGGGGATAACGCCCACCATAGAATCCGATGCAGAGACAGCGAACTGGCGGATAGCGCGGGCCAGGGTGCCGGGCAGGCGGACGGGCGAGGTCGCTTGCAGGAGCATGACGGCGTCCGGACGTTTGCCCGCAGCTGTGTAGAACTCGATAGCGTGCTCAATCACCGGTTCGGTAGCGGTGGTGTCTTCTGCCAGGTGGGGCGGGCGCATGAAGGGTACCTCTGCCCCGTGCTGGCGGGCAATATCAGCTAGCTCAGCGTCATCGGTTGAGACCAGCACGTCAACCAGGTGCTCGCCTTCCAGCTCAGCCTTTGCGGCAAGGGCCTGCTCAATGGTCCAGGCGACGAGGGGCTTACCAGCGATGGGTTTGAGGTTCTTTCGGGGGATTCCCTTGGACCCGCCGCGAACGGGTATCACGCATAGAACGCGCATCTATTTAAGTTTCTCCTCTAGGTATTGTGCGATTGCCTTTGCTGGAGGTGTTGAAGGCACAGTCGGTGCAGGCGTGGGGGCTTCGCCCCACTGGCTAAGACCATACCTATCCCAAAACTCTCTGACCCACGCAGGCGGCTTGGGATGATAAACCCAAGCAGGGATTCCCCTAATTGCCGCTTCAAGTACTCCTGTAGAAAAAATTGATACTACAGGGTTGGTCAGCGTGTTGAGGGGCTCGCGACCTCGGTCAATCTCTATACCCATTTTGTCCCATAAAGCATGGGTAAGTACAGACAGTTTGTCCTTTTCGTTAGGGTGAGGTCGGTAACGGGCCCCCGTCTCCTTACAGAATGTGTACCCTGCTTGGGCGTAAGAATGACGGGGTAGTTCAGCTCCGTGCATTTGGCCTAAGAAAATAGGTTGAGCAGTCTCATCTGAAGCCTGCATAGCAGGTAGCTGCGCTGCTTCCCAAAAAAGCTGGGAACCAACCACATCATAGGTAATATCTGTACGCCCTGAAATCCAGAATTCAGCATCTGCTTGACTAAAAGCTAGTAGATGAGCGGAAGGGGCCAGGGGGGGCGCAAACGGCGTGTTAAGACCGTGCTGAGACACTACATAGTCAGCATCTATACGGAGAGCAAGCTCGAAAGTAGCCGAACCTAAATCTAGGTAATGTCCAGCCGATAGT contains these protein-coding regions:
- a CDS encoding N-acetylneuraminate synthase family protein yields the protein MIIERNITPYIVFSEDPVLTALQKISANGQRIIFLVNESGVLKGSLSDGDFRRWLIANPAAPLETSALEVANLGVKTAPIGSEPAELQGEFAKGISLLPLVDERGHLVAIAMDEQNVLRIGRTEITEDSPSFIIAEIGNNHQGDVDLAKRLVDLAVDTGADAVKFQLRDMDALYRQKGSKSAGEDLGVQYTLDLLSRFSFTVDQMYEVFDHVKQHDMDIMCTPWDGPSVQALVDYGIQGLKVASADLTNHELLRDMASRGLPMLVSTGMSREEEIRESVNLLRSLGASYALLQCQSTYPAPFKDVNLAYMDRLAEIGQSLVGYSGHERGYHVPIAAVARGAKIIEKHFTVDKTLEGNDHTVSLLPDEFKAMVQQIREVEESIGTSAPREVSTGELMNRVNLAKSLVATRTIAKGEVVTEADVEVKSPGRGLQPNYLPQLLGRTMQREVEAGTFFFEGDLKDDLVTRRDFTFDRPWGLPVRYHDYKPLIEDAEPDFLEFHFSYKDLEVDIDEVFDRKLDMSFTTHLPDLFAGDFLVDLASRDQETWERSIAEVQRTIDITRDLTRYFTVDDDPVMVVTMGGFTKDGHIAPSARADKYERIGEALAKLDTSGVRIAAQTLPPYPWLMGGQQYHNLFLDPKDTADFSDTYNTALCLDISHTMLAANFLKIPLSEAVELLAPRSIHLHLVDGIGVDGEGVQVGEGDVDWAALGKQLRELTPKSSFIPEIWQGHVNNGEGFFTALDRLEKWL
- a CDS encoding glycosyltransferase, with the protein product MPVPDFAGVARHLVDIARNGIPGYNLVFFCPEGELSEHLVNMGVDVRTGEFGPDFGFKKSFVALDRIIGEIQPAIVHTHLAYADVIAVAVVNARKARHVVQGKVCAPKLISTEHGIAVDDLVYHETVRQQKIMELVHRVRLWFTDGKIAVSRFNSVQMGKKWGAKDVTVIPNGVDLDTVAQKVEEKRVPGEPGVLRVVSMARLAPEKKIDVLIDAFALVLEKDSTAQLEIAGKGECLEDLKEQVKRLGIESNVFFSGFNDPFEVMGRNDVLVQLSIAENNSYTLLEAKAGGLKVLATAMGGNPEQLAPAEMVPALTSENRQQIVEAAADKILGYRENLSVRDTSFSWDSTSQMTKNISQKYGEVLADG
- a CDS encoding acylneuraminate cytidylyltransferase family protein — protein: MRVLCVIPVRGGSKGIPRKNLKPIAGKPLVAWTIEQALAAKAELEGEHLVDVLVSTDDAELADIARQHGAEVPFMRPPHLAEDTTATEPVIEHAIEFYTAAGKRPDAVMLLQATSPVRLPGTLARAIRQFAVSASDSMVGVIPIGPFIWAATEPPTAQYEVMARPRRQELTRETFRYRENGSMYITKTELYETLHNRLGGEIELFMLDEVEGVDIDAPIDFSVAEHQLLTTLASEENEG
- a CDS encoding RNA-binding protein, whose product is MDIENKSGLLFPEDLNQWYAWQRSANRIGNVKHTVKQVASWRKPSHISAPPRIFFSSRGSRPSQLVVALDSIGATSLKALIEPLAYTDVAATVLSHNDITHHLPGENWCVEELLLSEAIKQLNPQVVLSAGHYLDLGSATFELALRIDADYVVSQHGLNTPFAPPLAPSAHLLAFSQADAEFWISGRTDITYDVVGSQLFWEAAQLPAMQASDETAQPIFLGQMHGAELPRHSYAQAGYTFCKETGARYRPHPNEKDKLSVLTHALWDKMGIEIDRGREPLNTLTNPVVSIFSTGVLEAAIRGIPAWVYHPKPPAWVREFWDRYGLSQWGEAPTPAPTVPSTPPAKAIAQYLEEKLK